The Anastrepha ludens isolate Willacy chromosome X, idAnaLude1.1, whole genome shotgun sequence genome includes a window with the following:
- the LOC128869910 gene encoding uncharacterized protein LOC128869910 produces the protein MPLITAAEIPRCYSLLLKDAEDVQLHTFVDAGESAYAAVCYLLVSKGNDVTVSLVAGKSKVAPLKPLSIPRLELQAAVIGVRLANMVSNTQRINIMSKYWWTDSKTVLRWMRMDPKNFHQFVMHRIGEILEASNVSQWRWVPSRNNPADLATKTTTRQCYQLWLTGPNFLRSSAEVWPQCEELSLEECDDSEIKHYVLHMKKEHMNNLMLNVEHFSSWKRLYRAVATFLFYVDRLRSVVLARQRKTSIDFDMIQKAQCLLIRYAQSIEYCEEIRCLKRGKNIDNSSKLFTLNVYLDTDGIIRCKSRVEHLNNHEDIIVMPNSHHVTFLIVRWAHENFHHLMHESVINQIRGTYFINRLRVLYKRVRAECQKCKNHSSIPQPPQMAALPAARIAAFEWPFTYVGIDYFGPLLVIVGRRREKRWGVLFTCLMLRAIHIEVAHSSNTSSCIMAIRNFISRRGYPREIFSDNGTNFKASEKIISESLKNIDLNGIASSFDRVKWRFNPPSAPHMGGAWERLVRSVKTVLYEILPSTSFSDESLRSALNEVEFILNARPLTFVSLENGDDEALTPNHLLIGSSDGYKPICSDTVNLRQRWQLTQQFADRFWHRWVKEYIPVISRRTKWFTKQRPVRIGDVVVIADQDLPRNCWPKGRIVDVVKAKDGQVRSAMVETKSGILHRPIAKIAVLDVGI, from the coding sequence ATGCCATTAATAACAGCTGCCGAAATACCTCGATGTTATTCACTATTGCTGAAAGATGCTGAAGATGTTCAACTTCACACCTTTGTTGATGCCGGGGAAAGCGCGTATGCAGCCGTTTGCTACTTGCTTGTATCAAAGGGAAACGACGTCACGGTTAGTCTAGTGGCTGGCAAATCCAAAGTCGCACCGCTAAAGCCATTATCGATACCCAGACTAGAGTTGCAGGCGGCGGTAATTGGTGTGAGGCTGGCGAACATGGTAAGCAATACGCAACGTATTAACATAATGTCGAAATATTGGTGGACAGACTCAAAGACGGTGCTAAGATGGATGCGAATGGACCCTAAAAACTTCCACCAATTCGTGATGCATAGAATAGGCGAAATTCTAGAGGCATCAAACGTAAGCCAGTGGCGGTGGGTTCCCTCGAGAAATAATCCCGCTGATTTAgctacaaaaacaactacaCGTCAGTGCTACCAATTGTGGCTTACCGGCCCAAATTTTTTAAGGTCGAGCGCAGAAGTTTGGCCGCAGTGCGAAGAGTTAAGCTTAGAGGAGTGCGACGATTCGGAAATTAAACATTATGTTCTACATATGAAAAAGGAACACATGAACAACCTGATGCTGAACGTGGAGCACTTTTCCAGCTGGAAACGTTTGTATCGAGCTGTggctacatttttattttacgtcGACCGATTACGCTCAGTTGTGCTAGCAAGGCAACGGAAAACATCCATCGACTTTGACATGATTCAGAAAGCTCAATGTCTTCTTATAAGGTATGCTCAGTCCATTGAATATTGTGAAGAGATCAGGTGCCTCAAACGCGGTAAGAATATTGACAACTCTAGCAAACTCTTTACTTTAAACGTTTACTTAGACACAGATGGCATAATAAGATGCAAAAGTCGAGTTGAACACTTAAACAACCATGAAGATATTATAGTGATGCCTAATTCTCATCATGTCACCTTTTTAATAGTGCGTTGGGCTCACGAAAATTTCCATCACCTGATGCATGAGTCTGTAATCAATCAAATTCGTGGTACATACTTTATAAATCGACTGAGGGTGTTGTATAAAAGAGTGCGCGCAGAGtgtcaaaaatgtaaaaaccatAGCTCCATTCCTCAGCCGCCACAAATGGCAGCGCTGCCGGCTGCAAGGATTGCCGCTTTCGAGTGGCCCTTCACGTATGTAGGTATCGACTATTTTGGCCCATTGCTTGTCATCGTGGGAAGAAGGCGAGAAAAGAGATGGGGCGTTCTATTTACATGTCTAATGCTTCGCGCTATACACATCGAAGTTGCCCACAGCTCAAATACCAGTTCCTGTATCATGGCGATACGCAACTTTATATCACGACGCGGCTATCCCAGGGAGATATTCTCGGACAACGGCACCAATTTCAAGGCATCTGAAAAAATAATTAGCGAGAGTctgaaaaatatcgatttgaaTGGTATCGCCTCATCTTTCGACCGAGTAAAATGGAGATTTAATCCACCAAGCGCCCCCCATATGGGTGGTGCATGGGAAAGGCttgtgagatcagtgaagactGTGCTTTATGAAATACTACCTTCAACAAGTTTCAGCGATGAAAGCTTGCGAAGTGCATTGAATGAAGTAGAATTTATCCTGAACGCCCGCCCGCTTACATTTGTTTCTCTGGAAAATGGTGACGACGAGGCTCTTACTCCCAACCACTTGCTGATTGGGTCATCGGATGGCTACAAGCCAATATGTAGCGACACCGTCAATCTGCGTCAACGTTGGCAATTGACCCAACAATTCGCTGACCGCTTTTGGCATCGATGGGTGAAGGAATATATACCGGTCATCTCTAGACGTACCAAGTGGTTCACAAAACAACGCCCAGTACGTATTGGCGATGTCGTGGTAATTGCAGACCAAGACCTGCCGAGGAACTGCTGGCCGAAAGGCAGAATTGTAGATGTGGTAAAAGCGAAGGATGGCCAAGTTCGGAGCGCTATGGTAGAAACCAAATCAGGCATTCTTCATCGACCGATTGCAAAAATAGCGGTGTTAGATGTCGGTATCTAG